In Phoenix dactylifera cultivar Barhee BC4 chromosome 11, palm_55x_up_171113_PBpolish2nd_filt_p, whole genome shotgun sequence, the following are encoded in one genomic region:
- the LOC103721104 gene encoding structural maintenance of chromosomes protein 3 isoform X2 — MYIKKVIIEGFKSYREQVSTDPFSPKVNCVVGANGSGKTNFFHAIRFVLSDLFQNLRSEDRHALLHEGAGHQVVSAFVEIVFDNSDNRIPVDKEEVRLRRTIGLKKDEYFLDGKHVTKTEVMNLLESAGFSRSNPYYVVQQGKIASLTLMKDSERLDLLKEIGGTRVYEERRRESLKIMQETGNKRKQIDQVVRYLEERLRELDEEKEELKKYQQLDKQRRSLEYTIFDKELHDARQKLGEIEEARKKVSEKSTSMHNSVLDAHEKLKLLDKEFKVFTKEIQGLNKEKETIEKKRTEALKVHTQIELDLRDLEERISGDVRAKEEAARQLESLRKEIQESRDELNTIRPLHQSKVAEEEEIAKGIMDREKQLSILYQKQGRATQFASKAARDRWLQREIDDLHRVLSSNMAQEKKLQDEIQQLKDEDSKLGAYIEERRAELKRQELLITKGQEDFNSLRGQRDELQDTRKSLWKKETDLSSEIDRLRADLVKAQKSLDHATPGDIRRGLNSVNRIIKDHNIKGVFGPILELIECDEKFFTAVEVTAGNSLFHVVVEADEISTRIIRYLTAEKGGRVTFIPLNRVKVPHITYPQSPDVVPLLKKLKFRSDYAPAFSQVFGRTVICRDLDVATKFARTNCLDCITLEGDQVSKKGGMTGGYYDFRRSKLKFVNIIRQNKLSIHAKTAELDEIEKKLKEIEQEINKLVSEQQKMDAHRGHIKSELEQLKNDISNATKQKQSIAIALEKKEKLLANAHNQIDQIRAGIAMKQAEMGTDLIDQLTPEEKDLLSRLNPEITELKEKLLSCKTSRMDIEARKEELETNLSTNLVRRQQELEAIILSADSDNLPMEAGAKRQELKNSKATINELTQQLKAAVENIDSLTKKTREIRNSKEKLKTLEENYERTLQDEAKDLEQLLNKRNILLAKQEDCMKKIRDLGSLPSDAFEIYKRKSTKELQKMLHKCNEQLTQFSHVNKKALDQYMNFTEQREQLQNRRAELDAGDQKIRELISVLDQRKDESIERTFKGVARHFREVFSELVQGGHGYLVMMKKKNLLMIMGLEFQHSSPVCWQR, encoded by the exons ATGTACATCAAGAAG GTGATCATTGAAGGGTTCAAGAGCTACAGAGAACAAGTTTCTACAGATCCGTTCAGCCCTAAAGTAAACTGTGTTG ttggtgcaaatggatctggaAAAACAAACTTTTTCCATG CCATACGTTTTGTGCTTAGCGATCTGTTCCAGAATTTGCGCAGTGAAGATAGACATGCCCTTCTTCAT GAGGGTGCTGGGCACCAGGTTGTATCAGCCTTTGTGGAGATAGTATTTGACAATTCTGACAACCGCATTCCA GTTGATAAGGAGGAGGTGCGGTTGCGGCGGACTATTGGTCTGAAAAAGGATGAATACTTTTTGGATGGGAAGCATGTCAC TAAAACAGAAGTGATGAATTTGCTGGAGAGTGCTGGTTTCTCTCGCTCAAATCCATACTATGTTGTGCAGCAAGGGAAG ATAGCATCTCTCACTTTAATGAAAGACTCTGAACGTCTGGATCTTCTTAAGGAGATTGGGGGTACACGTGTTTATGAGGAAAGACGGCGTGAGAGCTTGAAAATTATGCAAGAAACTG GTAATAAGAGAAAGCAAATAGATCAGGTTGTTCGCTACTTGGAGGAGAGATTGAGGGAACttgatgaagaaaaagaagagctgAAAAAATATCAGCAGCTTGACAAGCAACGAAGGTCACTAGAGTATACCATTTTTGATAAAGAACTTCATGACGCGAGGCAGAAATTAGGGGAG ATAGAAGAAGCCAGGAAGAAAGTTTCTGAGAAGTCAACCAGCATGCACAATAGTGTGCTAGATGCCCATGAAAAGCTTAAGTTATTAGATAAGGAATTCAAAGTTTTCACAAAAGAGATACAAGGATTGAACAAAGAGAAAGAGACAATAGAGAAGAAGCGAACCGAAGCACTAAAAGTGCACACACAGATTGAACTTGATTTGAGAGACCTAGAAGAGAGAATTTCTGGGGATGTCCGAGCCAAG GAGGAAGCTGCAAGGCAGTTGGAAAGCCTGAGAAAAGAGATCCAGGAATCCAGAGATGAACTCAATACTATCAGGCCCTTACACCAGTCAAAAGTGGCTGAAGAGGAGGAAATCGCTAAAGG AATAATGGATCGTGAGAAGCAGCTGAGCATTCTGTACCAAAAACAAGGCCGTGCTACCCAGTTTGCAAGTAAAGCTGCTCGGGATAGATGGCTGCAAAGGGAAATTGATGACCTTCATCGTGTTCTTTCATCAAATATGGCACAA GAGAAAAAGCTTCAGGATGAAATCCAGCAACTTAAAGATGAGGATAGTAAGTTGGGGGCATATATTGAGGAGCGAAGAGCTGAATTGAAAAGGCAGGAGCTGCTCATCACAAAGGGCCAAGAAGATTTTAACAGTTTAAGAGGACAGAGGGATGAACTGCAAGATACAAGGAA GTCTTTGTGGAAGAAAGAAACGGATCTTTCTTCTGAAattgataggcttagagccgaTCTTGTAAAGGCACAAAAGAGTCTGGACCATGCTACACCTGGT GATATCAGAAGAGGACTAAATTCCGTCAACAGGATCATCAAGGATCACAATATCAAAGGAGTATTTGGTCCGATACTAGAATTGATTGAATGTGATGAAAAATTTTTTACTGCTGTTGAAGTCACTGCTGGAAATAG CTTATTTCATGTGGTGGTTGAAGCAGATGAGATATCAACTAGGATAATTAGATACCTAACTGCAGAGAAAGGTGGACGTGTGACTTTTATACCACTAAACAGAGTGAAAGTCCCACACATAACTTATCCACAGAGTCCCGATGTAGTACCTTTGTTAAAGAAATTGAAATTTCGTTCTGACTATGCTCCTGCTTTTTCACAG GTGTTTGGCAGAACAGTGATATGTCGGGACTTGGATGTAGCTACAAAGTTTGCTCGAACTAATTGTCTTGATTGCATCACATTGGAAG GTGACCAAGTAAGCAAGAAGGGTGGTATGACGGGAGGATACTATGATTTTAGGCGTTCAAAGCTGAAATTTGTGAACATAATTAGGCAAAATAAGTTGTCTATCCATGCAAAAACAGCGGAACTAGATGAAATTGAGAAGAAACTTAAAG AGATAGAACAGGAAATTAACAAGTTGGTTAGCGAACAACAGAAAATGGATGCACACCGTGGCCACATCAAGTCAGAGTTGGAACAACTTAAAAATGACATTTCTAATGCAACTAAGCAGAAGCAATCAATTGCCATAGCTCTTGAGAAGAAG GAGAAATTGCTTGCAAATGCCCATAACCAAATCGATCAGATCCGAGCTGGCATTGCAATGAAACAAGCTGAAATGGGCACTGATCTTATTGATCAACTAACACCAGAGGAAAAAGATCTTCTTTCTCGGTTAAATCCTGAAATTACAGAATTGAAAGAAAAGCTTCTGTCTTGCAAAACTAGTCGAATGGAT ATTGAGGCAAGAAAAGAGGAGCTTGAGACAAATTTGTCCACAAACCTTGTGAGACGACAGCAGGAGTTGGAAGCCATTATTTTATCTGCAGATTCTGACAACTTGCCCATGGAAGCCGGAGCGAAAAGGCAGGAATTAAAGAACTCTAAAGCAACTATTAATGAATTGACACAGCAGCTCAAAG CTGCTGTGGAAAATATAGATAGTCTTACAAAGAAAACACGGGAAATAagaaattcaaaagaaaaactaaag ACGCTTGAAGAGAACTATGAGAGGACACTTCAAGATGAAGCAAAAGATTTGGAACAGTTGTTGAACAAAAGGAATATACTTCTTGCCAAACAAgaggattgcatgaaaaaaaTTCGAGATTTGGGTTCCTTACCATCTGATGCTTTTGAAAT ATATAAAAGGAAAAGCACGAAAGAATTACAGAAGATGCTTCATAAGTGCAATGAGCAGCTGACACAGTTTAGCCATGTCAACAAGAAGGCTCTTGACCAATACATGAACTTCACGGAGCAACGCGAACAACTGCAGAATAGACGAGCTGAACTTGATGCAGGTGACCAG AAAATTAGAGAATTGATTTCAGTTTTGGATCAACGGAAGGATGAATCTATTGAACGCACATTCAAAGGTGTAGCAAGGCATTTTCGAGAAGTATTTTCTGAACTTGTGCAAGGTGGTCATGGCTAC